The following coding sequences are from one Perognathus longimembris pacificus isolate PPM17 chromosome 13, ASM2315922v1, whole genome shotgun sequence window:
- the Cntf gene encoding ciliary neurotrophic factor yields MAFTEHPQLTLHRRDLCSRSIWLARKIRSDLTALMESYMKHQGLNKNVNLDSVDGVPVASTDQWSELTVAERLQDNLQAYRTFHGMLAKVLEDQKVHFTPTEGDFHEAIHTLLLQVSAFAYQLEELMVLLEHKIPPNDGMPVAVGDGGLFEKKLWGLKVLQELSQWTVRSIHDLRVVSSHQMGIPAHENRYAAKEKKM; encoded by the exons ATGGCATTCACAGAGCATCCACAGCTGACCCTCCATCGCCGGGACCTCTGCAGCCGCTCTATCTGGCTAGCAAGGAAGATTCGTTCAGACCTGACTGCACTTATGGAATCCTAT ATGAAACATCAAGGcctgaacaaaaatgtcaacctGGACTCAGTGGACGGTGTACCAGTGGCAAGTACTGATCAGTGGAGCGAGCTGACTGTAGCAGAGAGACTCCAAGATAACCTCCAAGCTTATCGTACCTTCCATGGTATGCTGGCTAAGGTTTTGGAAGACCAGAAGGTGCATTTTACCCCAACTGAAGGTGACTTCCATGAAGCAATACATACCCTGCTCCTCCAGGTTTCTGCCTTTGCCTACCAGCTGGAGGAGTTAATGGTACTCCTAGAGCACAAGATCCCCCCAAATGATGGAATGCCTGTTGCTGTTGGAGATGGGGGCCTCTTTGAAAAGAAGCTGTGGGGCCTAAAGGTGCTTCAAGAGCTTTCACAGTGGACTGTGAGGTCCATCCATGACCTGCGTGTTGTTTCTTCTCATCAGATGGGAATCCCAGCACATGAGAACCGTTAtgcagcaaaggaaaagaaaatgtag